A stretch of Halichondria panicea chromosome 1, odHalPani1.1, whole genome shotgun sequence DNA encodes these proteins:
- the LOC135341100 gene encoding tyrosine-protein kinase receptor UFO-like produces MGPKVSIVLAARKLLLKMCHQIALGMVYLAEHKFVHRDLAARNCMLDSNGDLKVGDFGLAEDMYTQGYFRQGQTEGVKLPYKWLAVESLNDAIFNEKTDVVSLNCLLN; encoded by the exons atgggccccaaagtctccata GTGTTAGCAGCAAGGaagctgttgttgaagatgtGTCATCAGATAGCTCTTGGAATGGTGTATCTTGCAGAGCACAAGTTCGTCCATCGAGACCTAGCTGCCAGGAACTGCAT GTTGGATTCAAATGGTGACCTTAAAGTTGGTGATTTTGGTCTGGCCGAGGACATGTATACGCAAGGATACTTCAGACAGGGTCAAACTGAGGGAGTCAAACTGCCGTACAAATGGTTAGCAGTGGAGAGTCTAAATGATGCCATCTTCAACGAGAAGACTGACGTGGTAAGTTTAAATTGTCTTTTAAATTAG
- the LOC135341984 gene encoding tyrosine kinase receptor Cad96Ca-like, which yields MSLVALLREGRRLEPPQNVACSTEMVSLIASCWYEDPEERPSFDELATQLDKVLSNMVGYVELNMELVAIIEDEHKYDHVLSLEEQMKLSEAATKEVTMEENAAAYGLRGTGKTNLD from the exons ATGTCCCTGGTGGCTCTACTCAGAGAGGGCAGGAGATTGGAGCCTCCCCAGAATGTTGCCTGCTCTACGGAGAT GGTCTCGTTGATTGCCAGCTGTTGGTACGAGGATCCTGAAGAGAGGCCTTCCTTCGATGAGCTAGCAACCCAGTTGGATAAAGTTCTGAGCAATATGGTGGGCTACGTGGAACTGAACATGGAGCTAGTTGCCATCATTGAGGATGAACACA AGTACGATCATGTCCTCTCGCTCGAAGAGCAGATGAAACTTTCCGAGGCTGCTACTAAGGAGGTTACTATGGAAGAAAATGCTGCTGCGTATGGGCTTAGAGGAACCGGGAAAACCAATCTGGATTGA